In one Sporichthya brevicatena genomic region, the following are encoded:
- a CDS encoding TetR/AcrR family transcriptional regulator, whose protein sequence is MASPSAGATAPDRNTRPRNRRELLRTAAAELFAQHGYANVSMADVAAAVNVGTSAVYHHYSGKAELLYDAIDGSLERAASSLPSTPVGELSEAAGILAALILDDRALGVLWQRESGNLGSAERARLGKKFLHLNTWLVNELRAFRPELPAHQMELLAVCALQAMTSVAFHHLSLPRRQYERLLADLATRVMSMDPPPAGPKARPRRAAPVTRVDEIIDAGIKLFARKGYADTSIDDIGAAVGIAGPTIYNHFASKHDILVAALLRGHDQLQEILRAARAEGVGPGNVLRRLSDAYVDLALDQTDLIGVLSSESVHLGDEAASRRVHEIQRAYIQDWVAIARAHNSTDSPTVARIKVQAAQMMANDVARASRLRRVPNLRTTVREAAWLVQQ, encoded by the coding sequence ATGGCGTCGCCCTCGGCGGGAGCGACTGCTCCTGATCGCAACACCAGGCCGCGCAATCGACGCGAGCTCCTGCGCACGGCAGCGGCCGAGTTGTTTGCCCAGCACGGTTACGCCAATGTGTCGATGGCCGACGTTGCCGCGGCGGTGAACGTCGGTACGTCGGCGGTCTACCATCACTATTCCGGCAAGGCCGAACTGTTGTACGACGCGATCGACGGTTCCTTGGAACGTGCGGCGTCCAGTCTGCCCTCGACTCCGGTGGGGGAGCTGTCGGAGGCCGCCGGCATCCTGGCCGCGCTGATTCTCGACGACCGCGCGCTCGGGGTGCTGTGGCAACGGGAGTCCGGCAACCTGGGAAGCGCCGAACGAGCCCGCCTGGGGAAGAAGTTTCTGCACCTCAACACGTGGCTGGTCAACGAGCTCCGAGCCTTCCGGCCTGAACTGCCTGCCCATCAGATGGAGCTGCTCGCCGTGTGCGCGTTGCAGGCGATGACCAGTGTGGCCTTCCATCACCTGTCCCTGCCCCGTCGCCAGTACGAACGTCTCCTCGCCGACCTGGCAACCCGGGTGATGTCGATGGATCCGCCGCCCGCCGGCCCCAAGGCACGACCGCGGCGGGCCGCACCGGTCACAAGGGTGGACGAGATCATCGACGCCGGGATCAAGCTGTTCGCCCGGAAGGGCTATGCCGACACGAGCATCGACGACATCGGTGCCGCCGTCGGCATCGCCGGTCCGACCATCTACAACCACTTCGCGAGCAAGCACGACATCCTCGTCGCGGCGCTGCTCCGCGGGCACGACCAACTGCAGGAGATTCTGCGGGCGGCGCGCGCCGAGGGCGTCGGTCCGGGGAACGTTCTACGCCGGCTCAGCGACGCCTATGTCGACCTGGCGTTGGATCAGACCGATCTGATCGGGGTGTTGAGCAGCGAGTCGGTGCACCTCGGTGACGAGGCGGCCAGCCGCCGGGTTCATGAGATCCAGCGTGCTTACATCCAGGACTGGGTGGCAATCGCTCGGGCCCACAATTCCACCGACTCGCCGACGGTGGCCCGGATTAAGGTGCAGGCAGCGCAGATGATGGCCAACGACGTCGCCCGCGCCTCCCGGCTGCGCCGAGTCCCCAATCTACGCACCACAGTCCGCGAAGCTGCCTGGCTCGTGCAGCAGTAG
- a CDS encoding LuxR C-terminal-related transcriptional regulator, translating into MSESQTDAQIAQAVEAVRILGRDGSEPGELIDVLIEELQQRLPALDSDLSAAFSALVSMYSLQVERSAAEQQRRSETLARLHDAMIALRPFDSPQELLERSTMEACHACGFDRAVLLRVEGSTLVPESVYIEGDPTRAAELLAASRAAPMPLQMGINETEALRRRRPLMVRDTAKDPGVPEMAFVYGTTSYVAAPIIPEGRVIGFLHADYCHHTSRVVDEFDRDALFAFAEGFGFAYERATLLHRLRAQGAEVRRLLSSAEAVVRSHAEAELELVRMGDAGLASARSTAGLIAAPTSLQEVLTRRECEVLRLLSAGHSNSTIAEQLVVSEATVKSHVQRILRRLNVRNRIEAAAVYHGLTGERNVRAAP; encoded by the coding sequence ATGAGCGAGTCGCAGACCGACGCGCAGATCGCGCAGGCTGTCGAGGCCGTCCGGATCCTGGGCCGGGACGGCTCCGAACCAGGTGAACTCATCGACGTCCTCATCGAGGAGTTGCAGCAGCGATTGCCCGCGCTCGACTCGGACCTCAGCGCGGCGTTCTCCGCCCTCGTCTCCATGTACTCACTGCAGGTCGAGCGGTCCGCGGCGGAACAACAGCGACGCAGCGAGACTCTCGCGCGGCTGCACGACGCGATGATCGCGTTGCGCCCGTTCGACTCTCCGCAGGAGCTGCTCGAACGCTCGACCATGGAGGCGTGTCACGCCTGTGGGTTCGACCGGGCCGTGCTGCTCCGCGTCGAGGGCTCGACGCTGGTTCCCGAGAGCGTCTACATCGAAGGCGACCCGACTCGCGCAGCCGAGCTGCTCGCGGCGAGCCGGGCAGCCCCCATGCCGCTCCAGATGGGAATCAACGAGACGGAGGCGCTGCGCCGCCGTCGCCCGCTGATGGTGCGGGACACCGCCAAGGACCCCGGCGTGCCGGAGATGGCCTTCGTCTACGGGACCACGAGTTACGTCGCGGCGCCGATCATCCCGGAGGGCCGGGTGATCGGATTTCTGCATGCCGACTACTGCCACCACACGAGCCGGGTGGTCGACGAGTTCGATCGCGACGCCCTCTTCGCGTTCGCCGAGGGTTTCGGCTTCGCCTACGAGCGGGCGACGTTGCTGCACCGTCTCCGGGCGCAGGGCGCCGAGGTCCGAAGGCTGCTCTCCTCCGCCGAAGCGGTGGTTCGATCCCACGCCGAGGCGGAGTTGGAGCTGGTTCGCATGGGAGATGCCGGCCTTGCCTCGGCCCGCTCCACCGCCGGACTGATCGCCGCGCCCACGTCCCTCCAGGAAGTGCTTACCCGCCGCGAGTGCGAGGTGCTCCGCCTGCTCTCCGCCGGGCACAGTAACAGCACCATCGCCGAGCAGTTGGTCGTCTCGGAAGCGACGGTGAAGTCGCATGTGCAGCGGATTCTGCGGCGGTTGAACGTGCGCAATCGGATCGAGGCCGCGGCGGTCTACCACGGTCTGACCGGCGAGCGGAACGTGCGCGCGGCGCCCTAA
- a CDS encoding cytochrome P450, with protein sequence MTTTAPALLTTHGEIDLSARSFWALPAAERDAAFTVLRRENPVPWSRPVESDLLPPELNTKGFWSLTKHEDIRAASRNAEVFSSADGVIMESFAPELTELVQSFIAMDAPRHTQLRGITMDAFKPKNMRTLEGWIQGHARDLIDEIADLGEGDFAVLVSKVLPARIFRSMFGMPDGEMGDRTVEACQRLLAFTDPETCGDKTGLEILAEAMTEIHQTAAEIVPQRRANPGNDLMTWLALAEFDGKRMTDDEIGAFLVMVGVAANDTTRHASAQAIHLFSQNPDQRKLLVEDVPGRIDGAVEEILRCSHPLNHMRRTATQDTVVRGQEIKAGDNVVLWYCSGNRDEDVFEDPFRFDIERSPNPHITFGGGGPHYCLGAALARTTLKSLLSEVYTRIPDIHASEPDFLIGNFSNGIKRLPATWTPESAWR encoded by the coding sequence ATGACCACAACCGCCCCGGCTCTCCTGACCACCCACGGGGAAATTGATCTGAGCGCGCGTAGCTTCTGGGCCTTGCCGGCCGCCGAACGGGACGCTGCGTTCACTGTGCTGCGCCGGGAGAACCCCGTCCCGTGGAGCCGCCCGGTCGAGTCGGACCTGCTCCCTCCGGAACTCAACACGAAGGGGTTCTGGTCCCTGACCAAGCACGAGGATATTCGGGCGGCGAGTCGCAACGCGGAGGTCTTCTCGTCCGCCGACGGCGTCATCATGGAGAGCTTCGCCCCGGAGCTGACGGAGTTGGTGCAGTCGTTCATCGCGATGGACGCGCCGCGCCACACCCAGCTACGCGGAATCACGATGGACGCGTTCAAGCCCAAGAACATGCGCACCCTGGAGGGATGGATCCAGGGCCACGCCCGGGACCTGATCGACGAGATCGCCGACCTCGGCGAAGGGGACTTCGCCGTCCTCGTCTCCAAGGTGCTGCCGGCGCGCATCTTCCGCAGCATGTTCGGCATGCCCGACGGCGAGATGGGCGATCGGACGGTAGAGGCGTGTCAGCGCCTGCTGGCGTTCACCGACCCCGAGACCTGCGGTGACAAGACCGGGCTGGAGATCCTCGCCGAAGCGATGACGGAGATTCACCAGACCGCCGCGGAGATCGTTCCTCAGCGCCGGGCGAATCCGGGCAACGACCTGATGACGTGGTTGGCGCTCGCCGAGTTCGACGGCAAGCGGATGACCGACGACGAGATCGGCGCGTTTCTCGTCATGGTAGGCGTCGCCGCCAACGACACCACCCGCCATGCCAGCGCCCAGGCGATCCACCTCTTCTCCCAGAATCCCGACCAGCGCAAGCTCCTGGTGGAGGACGTTCCCGGACGCATCGACGGTGCCGTCGAGGAGATCCTGCGTTGCTCCCACCCGCTGAACCACATGCGCCGCACCGCGACCCAGGACACCGTCGTCCGTGGGCAGGAGATCAAGGCCGGTGACAACGTCGTCCTCTGGTACTGCTCCGGCAACCGGGACGAGGACGTCTTCGAGGACCCCTTCCGGTTCGACATCGAGCGCAGCCCGAATCCGCACATCACCTTCGGCGGTGGCGGTCCGCACTACTGTTTGGGTGCCGCGTTGGCCCGGACCACGCTGAAGTCACTGCTCAGCGAGGTCTACACCCGCATCCCGGACATCCACGCCTCCGAGCCGGACTTCCTCATCGGGAACTTCAGCAACGGCATCAAGCGTCTGCCGGCGACCTGGACCCCCGAGTCGGCCTGGCGTTAG
- a CDS encoding ferredoxin, with translation MSTRDALTGHLRVEADRARCAGHAQCLLAAPTVFDVDETSLKVILLDPEPAEGLRPAVQRAVSMCPMGALEIVD, from the coding sequence GTGTCGACGAGAGACGCTCTGACAGGTCACCTGCGGGTCGAGGCGGACCGGGCCCGGTGTGCCGGCCACGCCCAGTGTCTGCTGGCCGCCCCGACGGTCTTCGACGTCGACGAGACGTCGCTCAAGGTGATCCTCCTGGATCCCGAACCCGCCGAGGGCCTGCGGCCCGCCGTGCAACGCGCGGTCTCCATGTGCCCGATGGGCGCACTCGAGATCGTGGACTGA
- a CDS encoding ABC transporter substrate-binding protein, with the protein MATRGLARSLIALTASVALLAGCGGSAIDTAADPGLPMADTSTTGTDVAAGTDTAAVPEAAGEDTTTPGSATTPGDAPASAATADKTVASTTGKAPGAGAAAAAGSSGAGSAAGKTATMSAVEKLVATAPIFGGNGPCKPATLSPVAIGNVSTLSGVIGELMSPVRSGLETFVASQNACGGLNGHRIELFIGDDQGDPATASARVQELIQTKKIMAFVGHIQVLTVDAIVPIINKYKIPVIGSDLTSNTWFTNPLMFPMGSGIQSTAYGYIKAAVDYFKVKNIGQLWCLEVPRACEQHDRAFKELAPMLGATVKKTIQVSITAPSYVQECLAMKNAGVEAIGLTFDAASQHRVARSCAQVGFFPKVMPYPLGVGNEKQFLQGNKWLGNAYVSMNHFPWFMNDTPALKYWHASINKFNPGFTNGGAAVMGWSSGALLVAASAGLSAENPTTQQLLDTLWTFKGQKWTTLGGLTPPLTFVKNGNPRVPYCLWTGISNADNTGWASGTSKPTCTDLIAPSDPQYKK; encoded by the coding sequence ATGGCTACCCGAGGCTTGGCGCGATCGCTGATCGCCCTCACGGCGAGCGTCGCCCTTCTCGCCGGATGCGGTGGTTCTGCCATCGACACCGCGGCGGACCCAGGCCTGCCCATGGCGGACACCTCCACCACGGGCACCGATGTCGCCGCAGGTACCGACACCGCGGCCGTCCCCGAAGCGGCGGGAGAGGACACGACCACGCCGGGCTCGGCCACGACACCGGGCGACGCGCCGGCGAGCGCTGCGACGGCCGACAAGACGGTTGCCTCCACGACAGGCAAGGCGCCTGGGGCCGGGGCCGCAGCCGCGGCTGGGTCGAGCGGAGCGGGGTCCGCCGCGGGGAAGACCGCCACGATGTCCGCGGTCGAGAAGCTCGTGGCCACCGCCCCGATCTTCGGCGGCAACGGACCGTGCAAGCCCGCGACGCTCTCGCCGGTCGCCATCGGCAACGTCAGCACGCTGTCCGGAGTCATCGGAGAACTGATGAGCCCGGTCCGCTCCGGGCTCGAAACCTTCGTTGCCTCTCAGAACGCCTGCGGCGGTTTGAACGGGCACCGGATCGAGTTGTTCATCGGCGACGACCAGGGTGACCCCGCGACCGCGTCGGCGAGGGTTCAGGAACTGATCCAGACGAAGAAGATCATGGCCTTCGTCGGTCACATCCAGGTGCTGACGGTCGACGCGATCGTGCCGATCATCAACAAGTACAAGATCCCCGTCATCGGTTCGGACCTGACCAGCAACACGTGGTTCACGAACCCCCTGATGTTCCCGATGGGGTCGGGCATCCAGTCGACGGCCTACGGCTACATCAAGGCGGCGGTCGACTACTTCAAGGTGAAGAACATCGGCCAGCTGTGGTGTCTCGAAGTGCCCCGCGCCTGCGAGCAGCACGACCGGGCCTTCAAGGAACTCGCACCGATGCTGGGTGCAACGGTGAAGAAGACGATCCAGGTCTCGATCACGGCGCCGTCGTACGTCCAGGAATGCCTGGCGATGAAGAACGCCGGCGTCGAGGCGATCGGTCTGACGTTCGATGCTGCTTCGCAGCACCGCGTGGCCCGCTCGTGCGCCCAGGTGGGCTTCTTCCCGAAGGTCATGCCGTATCCGCTCGGTGTCGGCAACGAGAAGCAGTTCCTGCAGGGCAACAAGTGGTTGGGCAACGCCTACGTCTCGATGAACCACTTCCCGTGGTTCATGAACGACACCCCCGCGCTGAAGTACTGGCACGCGTCGATCAACAAGTTCAACCCTGGCTTCACCAACGGCGGCGCCGCGGTGATGGGTTGGTCCAGCGGTGCGCTGCTCGTCGCGGCGTCGGCGGGGCTGTCGGCGGAGAACCCGACGACGCAGCAGCTGCTGGACACGCTCTGGACCTTCAAGGGCCAGAAGTGGACCACGTTGGGCGGACTCACGCCGCCGCTGACCTTCGTCAAGAACGGGAACCCGCGGGTCCCGTACTGCCTGTGGACGGGGATCTCGAACGCCGACAACACCGGCTGGGCGAGTGGCACCTCGAAGCCCACCTGCACCGATCTGATCGCCCCGAGCGACCCGCAGTACAAGAAGTAA